The genomic DNA TAAAGACACCATCTCGATATTTTTCTACATCATTTAGGTTTGGATGGTTTTCGAATGTTAATAAATCGAAGTTTTTATGTTGGCGATGACTCGCTACCGTTAAGTAAATTGGTGTTTTACTGTTCGGCATAAACAAAGCGAGCTTATTGCCTACCTGATAACGTTCTTCTGGAAAGTGCGTACGTGACATCACACGGACTTCTCCACGAATACCATGCGTATTCACGATTGTTCCTACATTGAACCATTGCATACCTTAACACCATCTTTCATTCAAATAGGGCGTTCTCTATCTACAAGTTTTTAGACAAAAAAGGAAGGAACATAAGCTCCTTCCTTTTCCGTATTAGTCTATAATATCTAAATAGACTTTTTTACCGTGGTGACTTCCTGCTGCTGAATAAACAATAGTCCGTATCGCTTTCGCTACACGTCCCTGTTTACCGATTACTTTCCCCATATCGTCAGGATTCACGGATAGTTTGTAAGTGACACGATTATCGTGCTCTTCCTGCGCCACCCGAATATCCTCGGGGTAATCGACTAACGGCTTCACGATTGTTTCAATCAGCTGCTTCATGTGCACCCCTCCTGATTATCCCGTATTAACGGGCAGTAAAACTCCACTTTCGTAGATAGAATCGAACCTTCAGACATTATATAGGCGTTAACTGCCCCGTAAATGCCCGATTGGTTCAACTAGTAATCAGCGGGGTGAAAAACTCCCTCTGATTACAGTTTCACTTTACTTACCTTGTTTAGCGTTATGGAATTTTTCCATGATGCCTTGGTCAGAAAACAGGTTGCGAACTGTATCAGATGGTTTCGCACCGTTCTGAAGCCATTTAAGAGCTAGTTCTTCGTTGATTTTTACTTCCGCAGGTTTTGTAAGCGGGTTGTAAGTACCAACTGTTTCGATTTGACGACCATCACGTGGTGAACGTGAATCTGCTACTACAATACGATAGAAAGGAGTTTTCTTTGCTCCCATACGTTTAAGACGAATTTTAACTGACATTTTTTCTTGCACCTCCGAATAGTTTCACACAAGATAGTATATTATCAAGCTTTCTCATGTTTGTAAAGTGTTTTTTCTTAACACCTTAAATTTCTTTCAAAAACACCGGTTTTTTATTGTGTCTAGACTCCGGGCGCCAGATGCTCGGGTCATAAGCCAGCCCAGCGCTTTTTATTTAAATAACGAGTCAAACCCAGGCATTTTCATCTTCTTTTTCCCTTTTTGTTGCATGTTTGTCATCTGCTTAACCATCTTTTTCATATCTTCGAATTGCTTCAACAAACGGTTCACTTCCTGAATAGACGTTCCCGAACCTTTAGCAATTCGCTTACGACGGTTGGCATTGATGATTTCAGGCGTAGTGCGTTCTGCTATTGTCATCGATTGAATGACAGCCTCAACACGCCCCATTTGCCCTTCATCGACCTTGGCATTTTCGAGTCCTTTGATCTTATTAGCACCTGGCATCATTTTCAATAGCTCATCCAACGGTCCCATCTTCTTCACTTGTTGTAACTGATCAAGGAAGTCGTCAAGTGTAAATGATTGCGTTCGGAACTTCTGTTCAAGCTCTTTCGCCTTCTCTTCATCCACATTCTCTTGCGCTTTTTCAATGAGTGACATGACATCACCCATACCTAGAATTCGAGAAGCCATGCGCTCTGGATGGAACGGTTCAAGCGCATCCATTTTCTCACCCATCCCGACAAATTTAATCGGTTTTTCAGTGACAGAACGTATGGATAACGCAGCACCGCCTCGGGTATCCCCATCCAACTTTGTGAGGATGACGCCTGTAATATCAACAGTTTCATTGAAGTTCTGTGCAACATTGACAGCATCCTGCCCCGTCATTGCGTCGACAACAAGAAACACTTCTTCCGGCTTGCTTAGCTCACGAATATCTTTCAGTTCTTGCATCAATTCTTCATCCACATGAAGTCGGCCCGCTGTATCAATGATGACAACATCATTATGCTCTCTTTCAGCCTCTTCTAATGCTTGACGAACAATTTCGACCGGCGAGACATCTGTACCGAGCGCAAAGACTGGCATCGTCAACTGCTTGCCGAGCGTCTGCAATTGCTGGATTGCTGCCGGCCTGTAAACGTCAGCTGCCACAAGTAACGGCTTTTTGTTATGCCGTTTACGAAGGACCGTTGCTAATTTCCCAGTTGTTGTTGTTTTTCCGGCACCTTGCAACCCGACCATCATAATGACAGTCGGTGATTTCCGAGCAAACTGAATAGGATTTTGTTCGCCACCCATTAGGTTCGTTAACTCATCTTTAACAATTTTTACAACTTGTTGACCCGGCGTCAGACTTTTCATGACGTCTTGACCGACCGCGCGTTCACTGACCGTTTTGACAAATGATTTGACAACTTTCAAGTTGACGTCCGCTTCAATCAAAGCAAAACGGACTTCACGCATCATTTCTTTAACGTCTGCTTCACTAATTTTACCTTTGCCCGTGATTTTCTGTAGCGTCCCTTGCAGGCGCTGGGCTAAACCTTCAAATGCCATGCACAGAGCCTCCTACTCATGATCTTTTAGTTCGTTCAATAGTTCCCTGATTGCCGCTAAGTGCTCTTCTTCCCCTATAACAAGTTGCTCCAAACGCTCTACAATGTCCAAGCGCTGTTGAAATTTCGAGAAGAGGTTCAACTTCGTTTCATAATCTTCAAGCATCGCTTCCGTCCGACGAACATTATCATAAACAGCTTGACGTGATACGCCGTATTCTCCCGCGATTTCGCCAAGGGAAAAATCATCCAAATAATATAATTGCATATACAGTCTCTGTTTATCAGTCAATAGCGACTGATAGAAATCGAAGAGGAAGTTAATACGTGTTGTTTTTGCAAGAACCATGCGGCTTGCCCCCTCCAGTTATTTCTCTCTATGCCATCATAGTACGGCAACTATATACCGTCAAGTAAAATTACTTGTCTAGTTCCTCTTGGTCCCGTTCTAGTTCCAATCCATCTGCGAAGAGACCGTAGACATATTTTTCCGGATCAAATGGTTGTAAATCGTCTACACCTTCACCTAGACCCACAAACTTCACAGGAATGCTCAGCTTCTTACGAATAGCCAGTACAATACCACCTTTAGCTGTACCATCAAGCTTCGTCAGAACAATGCCTGTCACGTTTGTTGCTTCTTTAAATGTCTGTGCTTGAACGAGTGCATTTTGCCCAGTTGTTGCATCAAGCGCAAGGAGCACTTCATGGGGCGCACCTGGCACTTCTTTACTAATGACGCGATGCACTTTTTCTAATTCGTTCATCAAGTTGACTTTATTTTGCAACCTACCTGCCGTATCGCAAATGAGGACATCTACTTTACGGTTTTTAGCTGCCCGAATTGCATCGTACATGACTGCTGCTGGATCGGATCCTTCTGATTGTCGAATGACTTCAACACCCGAACGCTCACCCCAAACTACGAGCTGATCGATAGCACCTGCCCGGAACGTATCGCCCGCTGCCAGCATGACCGTTTTTCCTTCTGCCATCAGTCGCGCTGCCAATTTCCCAATCGTTGTCGTTTTTCCAACACCGTTAACACCTACCATTAGCACAACCGTCAGACCATCTTCTTGGATATTCAAGCTGCTATCAATTT from Sporosarcina sp. FSL K6-1522 includes the following:
- the rpsP gene encoding 30S ribosomal protein S16, whose translation is MSVKIRLKRMGAKKTPFYRIVVADSRSPRDGRQIETVGTYNPLTKPAEVKINEELALKWLQNGAKPSDTVRNLFSDQGIMEKFHNAKQGK
- a CDS encoding putative DNA-binding protein; the protein is MVLAKTTRINFLFDFYQSLLTDKQRLYMQLYYLDDFSLGEIAGEYGVSRQAVYDNVRRTEAMLEDYETKLNLFSKFQQRLDIVERLEQLVIGEEEHLAAIRELLNELKDHE
- a CDS encoding KH domain-containing protein, producing MKQLIETIVKPLVDYPEDIRVAQEEHDNRVTYKLSVNPDDMGKVIGKQGRVAKAIRTIVYSAAGSHHGKKVYLDIID
- the ftsY gene encoding signal recognition particle-docking protein FtsY; this encodes MSFFKRLKEKITGTNEAVTEKFKDGLTKTRDSFTSKVNDLVARFREVDEEFFEELEELLLQADVGFETVMELIDQLKLEVQRKNIKDTAGIQSVISQKLVEIYEAGEQIDSSLNIQEDGLTVVLMVGVNGVGKTTTIGKLAARLMAEGKTVMLAAGDTFRAGAIDQLVVWGERSGVEVIRQSEGSDPAAVMYDAIRAAKNRKVDVLICDTAGRLQNKVNLMNELEKVHRVISKEVPGAPHEVLLALDATTGQNALVQAQTFKEATNVTGIVLTKLDGTAKGGIVLAIRKKLSIPVKFVGLGEGVDDLQPFDPEKYVYGLFADGLELERDQEELDK
- the ffh gene encoding signal recognition particle protein, which gives rise to MAFEGLAQRLQGTLQKITGKGKISEADVKEMMREVRFALIEADVNLKVVKSFVKTVSERAVGQDVMKSLTPGQQVVKIVKDELTNLMGGEQNPIQFARKSPTVIMMVGLQGAGKTTTTGKLATVLRKRHNKKPLLVAADVYRPAAIQQLQTLGKQLTMPVFALGTDVSPVEIVRQALEEAEREHNDVVIIDTAGRLHVDEELMQELKDIRELSKPEEVFLVVDAMTGQDAVNVAQNFNETVDITGVILTKLDGDTRGGAALSIRSVTEKPIKFVGMGEKMDALEPFHPERMASRILGMGDVMSLIEKAQENVDEEKAKELEQKFRTQSFTLDDFLDQLQQVKKMGPLDELLKMMPGANKIKGLENAKVDEGQMGRVEAVIQSMTIAERTTPEIINANRRKRIAKGSGTSIQEVNRLLKQFEDMKKMVKQMTNMQQKGKKKMKMPGFDSLFK